DNA from Variovorax sp. PBL-H6:
ACCTTCAACGACCAGCACAAGCTGGGAGTCGACCTCAACGGCGTGCTGGGCACCGACTTCTTCTCGCAGGCCGCGCCCGGCGTGTTCACCAACGCGCACAACAACGGCGACATGGTGCTCGGTGCCAGCATCACCGACGCCTCGCAGCTCAGCATCAGCGACTACTCGGTGGAGGTGAAGGACGTCGCGGGCGTGCTCAACTACTCGGTCACCCGCCTCACCGACAAGCAGGTGATCGGCACCTTCACCGGGTTCCCGATCAGCTTCGACGGAGTGAGCCTCAGCGTCGACAGCGGCACGGCCCAGGCCGGCGACCGCTTCCTGGTGCAGCCCACGCGCACCGGCGCACGCGATGTCGACGTGCTGGTGCTCGACCCCGCCAAGGTTGCCGCGGCGTCGCCGCTGATCGCAGGCAACACCGCCGGCAACCAGGGCACCGGCGCGCTGGGCGCTCCCACGGTCGACGCCGGCTACCTGGCCGCGCCGCTGGCAGCGCCGGTCACGCTGAACTTCGACGCCGCCACCGGCGAGCTGACGGGCTTTCCGGCGGGTTCGGCGGTGACCGTGACCTTGGCCGACGGGACGTCGAACGTCTATGCCGCCGGCGACCCTGTGCCCTACACGGCCGGCGCGTCGATGAGCTTCGGCGGGATCACCGTCAAGATGACGGGCGCGCCCGCCAACGGCGATACCTTCACCATCAAGAACAACAGCGGTGGCGTCTCCGATGGCAGCAATGCGCTGCTGCTTGGCGCGCTGCAGAAGAAGACTGTCATGGATGGCGGCACTTCCACCTTCGGCAGCGCCTTCGCGCAGCTGGTGAGCGCGGTGGGTAACCGGACCATGGAGATTCGCACGGCCGAGAAGACGCAGACCAGCGTGACGGAGCAGATCCGCGCCAGCCGCGATTCGATATCGGGCGTGAACCAGGACGAGGAAACCGCCAACCTGTTGATGTACCAGCAGATGTACCAGGCGAATGCCAAGGTGATCCAGACCGCCTCGACCATGTTCGACGCCATCCTCGGCATCAGCCACTAACCAGGCCGCAGGCCCAGCCCTTTTCAGGAGTCGCGATGCGCATCAGCACCCAATCCTTCTACGCTCGGAGCATGAACGACATCGGTTCGCAGCAGCAGCAGCTGTTCCGGATCCAGCAGCAACTCGCCGCCGAGAGCAAGTTCCTGACGCCGGCCGACGACCCGGTGGCAGCGGCGCGCGCGCTGGGCGTCTCCGACACGCTCGCGCAGTCTTCGCAGTACGCAGCCAGCCGCGGCCGCGCGACCTTGTCGCTGTCGCGCGAAGAAGACGCGCTGAAGTCCGCCACCGAGATCCTGCAGAACGTCAAGACCATGGTGGTGCAGGCGGGCAACGGCACCCTGTCCGATGCCGACCGCGCCTCGCTGGCCACCGCGATGCAGAGCAATCTCGACCAGTTGGTGAACGTGGCCAATGCCGACGACGGCAACGGACAGTTCCTCTTCGCCGGCTACAAGAGCGCCAACCCGCCTTTCGTTGCGCAGGCCGGAGGTGGCGTGCAGTACATGGGCGACCAGGGACAGCGATTGGTCCAGGTCGATGTCGCACGGCAGATGTCCGCCGCCGACGATGGCCGCAGCGTCTTCCAGTCGGTGCAGGGCAGTGCGGGCTACGTCGCAAGCGCGAGCGCGGCCAACACCGGCTCGGGCGTGTTCGGGGGTATCGGCGTGACCGATGCCTCGTCCCCGCTCTACGGCAAGGACTTCAACATCAGCTTCGCCGGCGGCAACTACACGGTGACGACCAGCGACACCCCGCCCGTGGTGGCGGCCACCGGCCCCTACACGCCCGGGACGCCGATCGCCTTCGGCGGCGTTCAGCTGAGCATGAGCGGCACGCCGGCGGACGGCGACAGCTTCCGGGTCGCCACCGCGAAGAACGCGGGTACGGACGTCTTCGCCGCCATCGGCGATGTGATCAGCGCCTTGCGCCAGCCGCTGGCGGCCGGCGGCGCGGCGGCGCAGGCCAAGCTGCAGAACGCGCTCTCCACTGCCAACGTGAAGATCACCAACGCGCATGACAACGTGCTGACCATCCGATCTTCGGTTGGCTCGCGCATGAACGAGATCGATGCCCTCGACGACGCGGGCGCCTCGCGCGACCTGATCGACAAGAGCTATCTGTCCGACCTGCAGGACCTCGACCCGGCTGCGGCCATTTCGGAGTTTCTGCAGCGGCAGACCTCGCTGCAGGCGACGCAGCAGACCTTTGCGCGGCTGCATGGGATCTCGCTGTTCAACTATCTCTGAAGGAGCGCCGCAGGCTCACCCGATGACTGACAACACAGCAAGTGCCGACGCCGCCGCTCCTGCGATGGCACACGCGCTCAAGACCCTGCCGCCGCTGGCTGACCAGATCGTCGACAAGGCGATCGACAACATGACGCGCAAGCTGGTCGCGGGCTTTCGCAACAAGAACAATGCCAAGCCGAACGCGAAGAGCACCGACTATGCCGCGGAAGGCAAGGAGGCCTTCAAAGCGGCGTCGGCGGAGTCCGTGATGCAGGTGGCCAATCGCGGCCAGGCCTGGAAAGAGCTGGTTCAGAAGAGCCTGAGTGCGGGCATTTCCTCGATCGCCACCCTCCGGTTCGACGGCGAGTTCAAGATCACGGGCGGACAACGGCCCGATGGCTTCGACAACATCATGCCGAGCACGCCCGGTGTCTATGTCGTTCATGACGACCGCACGGGCAAGCCGGTCTACATCGGCGACAGCGAGAACATGCGCCAGCGGTGGCATGCCGGCCATTTCAACGAGTACCGGCAAGGGCAGCGCCCCAGTGGCGAGCGCTACAAGCTGGCAGACGAGTTCGAGAACGGCTGCACCGTCAAATTCATCAAGATGGATTCGAAGGAGTCAGCTGCGGCACTGGAGGCCCATCTGATCCGCGAGAGCAATGCGCTCGACGCGGGCATGCTCAAGAATAAAAGGGAAGAGCTGCTGACGGAGCAGGGCTCGCGAAGCAACCAGGAGGCCAAGAAGCTCAAGGACGCCTCCGGCACCACGGCATCGCTGGTGAAGGGCGCAGCCGGCGAGGCGCTCAAGAACGTTGGCCATGACGTGTTCCAGCAACTGACGACCGCCGCCATCAAGGCGGTGAAGGACGAGCTCATCGACATCTTCGCAGGAGGCAAGGCCAAGATCGCTGCTCGGGTCAAGCGGCTTCTCACCAAGGTGTTTGCCGTCTTGCAGGGGGTGCTCGACGATCCGCTGAAGCTGCTGCGGGGACTGGTGGAGTTCATCGTCAACGCGCTCTCCAAGGCGATCGGACAGGTCTACAACCTGGCGCGCAACCTCTTCGACATCGGGAACGGTGCGTGGAATCTCTACCGCGGCGCCAACACCATGTCGCGCGAGGAACTGGTGCGCAAGATCAGCGAGACGGTCATCGTCAGTGGATCGCTCGTGGTGTGGGATGCGCTGGAGCCGGTGATCGAGAGCCATCTCGGGATGCTCGGCCCGTTCGCGCCTTACGTTTCGTGCGCCGTCGTGGCGATAGGCTTTGGCTTGTCCAGCTATGCATTGCAGAAAATCGTCACCAGGATCATCGATGCGATCGTGGCATTCAAGCAGGGCTTTCTGGACTCCATGGAGGCCGCGCGCGCTGCGTGCGAGCAGCTCGTCCGAAACGCGGAAAAGGAGCTGGAAATGATGGCCGACCTGCGCGACTATGTTGCGTCCACGATGGAGGTCATGGACCAGATGCGTGCGCATACCGCCACGCTGTCGCTGCACCGGAGCATCCAGCCGCTGGACGTCCACACCCTTCTTTCCAAACGCTCGCAGGCATGACGACCTTTGCCGTGAATGCGGTTGAATCCGCTCTTGTGCCTGTGCCTGTGCCCGCACATCAACTGGTGCTTCTGGATTCCGAGAAACAGGAAGTCTCGGATTTCAAGGCCGATCTGGAAGCAGCGCTGCACGACGTCAACGAAGCTTTGAAGAAGAGTCAGGAAACGAGCGAGAAGGTCGGAAAACTCGAGAAGAAGTTGCAGGACCGTGGATGGTGGGAGGCAGTCAAGGACACTTTCGACGGCTCGACTGACAAGGAACTGACCTTGCAGGTGATGGCATTGAGCCAGGGCATCGCCCTCACGCAACGGGTGGTGCGCGTCGTGCTCAAGGTTCAAACACAAAAGAACCGGCTGCTCCAGGCCTTCAACGGCGCGCTGGTCGACAAGATCGCCAACATCGAGGGAGACACCCGCACCCTGGACAGCAACCAGAAGGTTGCAGCGCTTGAATTCCTGGGCGAACTGCGGCAGCAGATCGAAGAACAGATCCGTCAGCAAGAGCTGGTGGAAAGCCACGAACATCGCCTGCGGGCGCACGAGCAATGGCTGTTCGAAGTGGACAACAGCCGCGCGGAATCGGTCCGGGAACTTGCCCGTGTGGAGGCGGGTTCCACGGCGCTGAAGCAGCGTGTCGACGAAATCGGTCAGTGGCAGCTGGACAAGGACGACCACGATGCCGCGCTGCGCGAGCAATTCGCTCGATCGGAGTCCGATGCCGCAAACCTGAAAGAGCAGGTTCGCGAACTTGAAGGCAGGCTGGCCAGGCTTGAAGAATCCGCTCGACAGATGCGGTCGATGAAAGCCATGCTCATCCGGCAGGTCTTGCCGCTCCTCGCGCTTGGATTTGCCGTGGCTGCGCTGTTGAACCACCTCGGCCAGGGCTGAGCGTCAATAGAGCAGGCCGATCGATGGCCCGATCTGTCGTGCCCGCCACATGAAATTCGATCACTGCGCCGTCATGGACGCAGTACGGCTCATGCGCCGAACATGTTTTTCTTGATCTCGTCGAGATGGTGCTGCATTTCGCGGCGAGCGCCAGCCGCGTCACGGTTGCGCACGGCCTCGACGATTCTTATGTGCTCGTCGAACACCTTGGCCTTGGCCTCGTCGGTCAACGTGCGGCGCTTCATCTCGCCCCACTGCGACTCGAGCCGGACCGTGCCGATCATGGCGTAGACCCCGAGCGGGTGGCGCGGTGAACCCGAAGGTGCTGCTCACCTCCCAGGGCCGCCGCCACCGCCAGGGCCGCCACCACCGCCGGGCCCGCCGCCGCCAGGACCGCCACCGCCGCCGGGCCCGCCGCCGCCAGGGCCGCCACCACCGCCGGGCCCGCCGCCGCCAGGACCGCCACCGCCGCCAGGCCCGCCACCGCCGCCGGGCCCGCCACCGCCAGGGCCGCCACCGCCAGGGCCGCCGCCGCCGCCAGGGCCGCCACCACCGCCGGGGCCGCCACCGCCAGGGCCGCCACCACCGCCGGGGCCGCCACCAGGGCCACCACCGCCCGGGCCACCGCCACCGCCGCCACCAGCGCCCCCGCCAGCGCCTCCACCAGAACCGCCGCCGCCGGCGCCAGCGCCCGCGCCGCCACCAGGGCCCCCGCCACCGCCGGCGCCAGCACCGCCGCCGCCAGCGCCAGCGCCACCACCAGCACCGCCAGCACCACCGCCGGCGCCCCCACCACCGGACCCACCACCTGCGCCGCCACCAGGACCTCCGCCGCCGGCACCACCACCTGCGCCGCCACCAGGACCTCCGCCGCCAGCACCACCAGCGCCAGCGCCAGCGCCGCCGCCGCCGGCGCCACCACCAGCACCCCCGGCGCCACCACCAGCACCTCCGGCGCCAGCACCAGCACCTCCGGCGCCAGCACCAGCACCGCCGGCGCCACCACCAGCACCAGCACCAGCACCAGCACCAGCACCAGCACCGCCGGCGCCGGCGCCTCCGCCGGCAGCACCACCACCAGGACCGCCGCCGCCAGACCCGTCGCCACCGGCAAAGAGCCAACTGAGGCCGCGATTCCCAGCGCCTTTGGACGGCGCACCAGTACCCGTCGAACGTGGGTCAGTCACCGGCCCGCGTGGTTGTGCCACCCGGGTCGCTGGCGCAGGGTTCACGCATGGTGCTTCGCCGAACGGGTTGTACCTGTCACAAGGCAAAGGAGCCACCGGCGGCCTGCGTGCAGCGGTCTGGTAGGGGGTGCTCTGCATCGGAATGGAACGCGGCTCGCTCGCGCGGGGGGGCGTCCCGGGGGGAACCAGCGACGGCTGGGCCGAAGCCGGTGAAGCATTGCCCTTGGGAGCTTCGTTCGCCTTGACTTCGTCCGTTCTTGCAGGCGCAGCGACCTTCCGTGCTTCGGTCGCTCTGGGTTCCTCGGCGACCCTGGAGCGCTCGGAGAATTTTGCAAGCCTGTCGGTCCGCGCAAGGCCGCCTGCAGCGCCGGATCGGGTGAAATTGCGCGCGGGTGCCGCACGCATCGGTTCTGTCACGGCAGCAGTGGCGTGCTCAGGCGGGCTGACTTCGTCCTGTGCAGCAGGCGCTGTCGGTGCTGGCGCCAGCTGGGCTTCTTGAGTCGGCAAAGGCGCGGGTTCTACCCTGGCTTCATTCGTCGTCGGCGCGGGTTCTATCCTGGCTTCGTTGGTCGTCGGCGCGGGTTCGCTCTGGGCTTGCGTCGTCGAAGGCGCAGGCTCGGCCGGCGGCGGCACCGCCGCTGCGTCCATTCGCTCCGGTGGCGCACTCGGGCTCGTGGCGATCGAGGCCGGACCGGTGAGTGGAGGGCCCTGCCTGGCTGGACGGCCGAGATACCAGATCACGAAGGCGACATGCAGCAGCGCCAGGATGATCAACAGCCACACGATCGACACATCGACGCCCGTGGGCACCGGAACTCCCAACACGCGCCGCGGCGTCTTGCTCCCGCGCTGGGCGCGCACCGGGGGCCATGAATCCAGCGACCCGGCCGATCCCTGGTGCACAGGCGTGTCATGCGTGCGCGCCTCGGTCGATTCGCCGCCGGTCGGCAGAAGCTTCGCGGCGCAATGCCGGCAATACCGAGCCGTGTCCCTGTTGAGGGTCTGGCACTGGCTGCAGACGCGGGTCAGGTGCTGCGGCTGAATCGCCGGTCCTGGTGCCTCCCAGTCTGTCCAATTGGGCTGGGCCGGGGCTGTGGCTGCCCCTGGTTTCAACGCTTCCCGCGGCTCGTTCGCTGCGACTTCGGCCACCCGAGCCAAGGTCGGCGCGCCCTTCACGGGCTCGCTCATGTCCGACCGAGGTTGGCGGGCCGCCTCGGTCATGGCTTGCAGCTAGAGTTCACGGCGGCTCTCCTTGTCAACCGACTTGTTCACGGAGAGCCGGCGCCTAAGCCGCTGCTCTGCAACCGCCAGCTTGGCAAACGCCTGGAGATCCTCGTCCGTGGGGCCGGCTCCGGCGCCGTGCACATGGCTTCGGAACGCATCGACGATGCGCGACTGAACCGCTCGCCTCGCGCGAGCCGCCGTGGCGAGATCGATGCGCTCTCGTTCTTTCCTGGCGCAGGCGTCCTCGCTGGATGCGCTCGCGTGCCGAGGCGCGGGTGTTGACCGGCACTTGCGCCATGCGGCTGATCTCTTCAGGCGATTGGCTAACCGTGACATTCTTCTTCTCCGATCAAGGCCGCTGCGTGGGAAACATTCACACAAGTAGTGCTCTTGTCGTATAGCCAAGCCCGGTTTCTTGTCAGACAGGGTCTGAAGTTGATGTCCCGCGCGGGCGTCCTGCCTTCTTGAAGGTCGTGCCCCTGGACGAGACTGCCGGCAGAAATTGCCGCATCGTTTGCGTCAGAACTGGGTCTGGCCAGTGCCGGTGCGGTCGTGCACCCATCGCATCGCCTGCTGTTCTGCATGCCGAAGTGCCTCCTGCTTCGTTGCATAGCCCACTTCATCCGTGTCTGCCGGCAGTGTCGAGTCCGGCACGCCGTAGGGGCCGCTGCGCAGAACCACGACCGGCCGAAAAATACCGCTTTCCATCGGCTCCACGCTGCAGAAGAACTCGAAACCGCGATAGGTGAACGAGAAGGGCAGGTCCGACTTCGGATCCCTGAGTGTCGGGCTATTGCTCATGTGATTCATCTCCATTGACCGGCTTTTGGGTTGCGCCCTTTTCGGGGGCTGATCCAAGTTGCGCAGGGGAAGCTCACCAGCACGAAACAGACCACCTCCGGGCAGGCCCCATCCGGGAGGCGAAATGGGTCTGGGACAGGTCGCCGGGCAGGGCTCCTTGGCCGCCCCGGCACCCGGATTGCCCCATTTAGCCCATTTGCCCATAGCACAGGGAGATCCCAGATGACTGGATTGAGCAGCGAAGAGCTCGACATCCTTCGAGCCAGGTTGGACGCCCGCGAGGCTGAACTCGGCGCGCAGGTGAGAGGCATGAACGAAGAAGCCGAGGAAGCGCCCAGCCGCGCCGCACCTCATAACGTCGGAGACCTCGGCGAGCAGGGCGAGGAGCTGATCCGCGGCGCAGTGCGCCATGCGGAGAAGGAGCGTGACCAGATGGAACTGCGCCAGATCGCGGATGCGCGCGAGCGAATGGACCTCGGCACCTACGGTAGCTGCGTCGACTGCGGGGCGGACATTCCCGTTGAGCGCCTGGAAGTCCTGCCCTTCAGCGACCGCTGCGTGAGCTGCCAGGAGGCGTACGAAGCGGCGAATCCGATCGGGGTGCGAATCCCGCCCGCCCTCTAGACGCAGGCAAGACGCACGGCAAGCGCGCTGCAGAGGCAGGCGCCAGGCACAACGCTGCGCTGACCGCCACTGCGCGCACACCCGGTCAAGGCTGGCCGGGGCTCTTGCGGCCGCGCGCGCCGAACCGGGGCAACAACATGCCGACCTGCTGCCGGTACGCCTGGTAGCGCTGGCCGAACTGTTCGACGAAGTCGCGCTCCTCGAACCAGATGCCGATCAGGATGTAGCCGGTAGAAGCCGCGGCAAACAGCAGGTGGCCCGCCGTCAGGGTCGGCGCCGCCCAGAAGGCCAGGATGAAGCCGACATAGATCGGGTGCCGCACATGGCGGTAGAACAGCGGCGTGCGAAAGTCCGCCGCCGGCAGCGCGTGTCCACGCAGGTTCGCCCACACCTGCCGCAAGCCGAAGAGCTCGAAGTGGTTGATGAGGAAGGTGCTGATGAGGAGCACGCCCCAGCCCATCCAGAACACGCCTTGCAAGGCGATGCGCGCAACGGGATCGTCGACCCTCCAGATGACAGGTTCGGCAATGGGCCGCCACTGCCACAGCAGCAGGGCCAGCGCCGCGCTCGCTGCCAGCACGAAGGTGCTGCGCTCCATCGAAAGAATTGGCCCGCTGTGGGTCCGCCGCCGCGGGCGCTACGGCACTTCGCAGCCGTGCGGCTTGCGCGGCTTCATCGTGCCCACCCGCGGTTCTCGAGCACTTGGGCAATGCGCACGGCGGCCCGCGTGGCTCCGTCGGTTTCTACCGGGCGGTAGCGCACAGGCTCATGCATCGCGGCAAGCGCACGCCGGGCGAGGGCGTCCGGGTCCAGCGTTGCCGCGTAGTCCATCGATCGGTCGGCGGCGTAGTTGGCCAGGCGCTGGCGCACGTGCACGCACTGTTCGAAATGGCGCTGGAGCGGAAAGCTCAGGAAGGGGCGGCGCGTGGCCACCAGTTCCATCGTGGTCGACAGCCCGCCCTGCACCAGAGCCAGGTCGCAGCAAGCCAGGTGCTCGAAAAGGTTGTGCACATCGACCGCAGCTCCAGCCCGGGCTGGGCTTCGAACTCGTCGGTGGACAGCCGGGGGCCCGTGACCAGGATCAGGCGCAGTTCGGGCAGTTCGCGCTTCATGCGCGGGAACGCTTGCGCGATGCGCTGCAGCAGGTGCCGGCCGGTGGACGTGCCGCCCACCGCTGCAATGGCGATCTTCTCGTCGCTGCGGTAGCCATGCTGCGCGCGCAAGCGTTCGATATCGGCCAGTGCACGCGGATCGAAAGGCAGGCAATAGCCGCAGTAGCAGAAGTTGCGATCGGTCCAGTCGCGGATGGCCGGCATGCCGGGCCCGAAGGGCTGCTCGGTCACGTCTTCACGGTTGCCGACGAAGATGGCCGCGTCGCGCAGGTATGGATAGCGCGCCACGTGTTCGATGTCGTCTGCGTTGCGATCGGCGCACAGCAAGGCTTCGCGCTCGTTGCCTTCCTCCATGGGCAGGCAGCCGACGAAGTCGGTGAGAAAGACATACGGTTGGCGCTTGAGCTCCGGGTTCTCGTGGTAGTGGTAGTCCACCTCCCACGCCTCGTCGCCGATGACGATGTCGTAGTGCTCGGCCTCCACCAGGTCCACGAAGGTCATGAAGTTGTGGCTCATGACCTCGTCCATGGTGCGCAGCGCAAAGAAGGCCGACAGGTCATGCTCGCCGGCCACGCGTTCGAAGTGGCGGCTCTCGTTGGCCAGGCGCCGGGTGATCGGGTGCAGGTGTTCGCCCTCGCGCTCGAGGTAGCTCGCAGCGGGGTCGGTGGTAAACCAGTCGATCGACAGGTCCGGCTGCAGCTTGCGCAGCTCGCGCGCGATGGCCAGGTCGCGCTGCACGTGGCCCAGGCCGATGGGGCTGGAGATGAACAGCGCGCGGCGAGGGCGCTTCATGGCGCGCGTCCAGGTGCGCTCGCGCCGCCTGCCGCCCATGAACTCTCGCAAGGTGCGGTTGAAGACCACGGGGTCGCGTGCCGCCGTCACATGGCCGCCGCCCGCAATGGTGAGGAACTCGGAGCCTGCCACCAGCGCATGGATCTCCCGGCCTTTGGCGTACGGAACGCGCCCATCCTCGTCGCCATGGATCACCAGCATGGGGCAGGCCACGCGTCGCGCCAGGTCCCGCACATCGTTGTCCAGCCAGGCGTTTCGGCACCAGGCCAGCCAATCGGTGCGCGTGGCCCAGGCGTAGTGCGCGCCGTCTTCGTACGGCTTGGTCGAGTGCGCTTCGCTGAAGATGGTGGCCATGAACCAGTCGACGTAGGCGGGCCAGTCGCCGCGCAGCAACTCGCTTTCCATGGCCACACGTTGCACAAGCCTGGGGTCTTGCAGCAGCGACTCGGCAAATCCGCCGGCCGTGACCAGGTGCGTCACGCGCTGCGGCTGTTCGGCCGCCAGCCGCAGCACCGTCATGGCCGCGGCCGAGATGCCGACCAGCGCCACGCGTTCGGCGCCCACCGCATCGAGGACGGCGA
Protein-coding regions in this window:
- the flgK gene encoding flagellar hook-associated protein FlgK — translated: MFYTGLTGLSVARSALMTTAHNTANVYTAGYSRQTSMIASNGAVGLASGFVGTGARVSTVARSYDTYLNSQLNGAEASGAALASYNAQISRIDSLLADKTSGLSPLMQGFFAGVQGVANTPADPAARQQLISAAQALANKFRATDQYLSDLNTSVNEQIQGSVGEINTYAKQIATLNHQIGQMSAVAGGQPPNDLLDQRDQLVNQLGKLVDVKVLEQDGGKYNVFIGNGQSLVLGDQAMSLKAGPSAADPTRTALSLVGINGTATELADSVFSGGSVGGLMAFRNETLSTSQNAIGRLAMALTGTFNDQHKLGVDLNGVLGTDFFSQAAPGVFTNAHNNGDMVLGASITDASQLSISDYSVEVKDVAGVLNYSVTRLTDKQVIGTFTGFPISFDGVSLSVDSGTAQAGDRFLVQPTRTGARDVDVLVLDPAKVAAASPLIAGNTAGNQGTGALGAPTVDAGYLAAPLAAPVTLNFDAATGELTGFPAGSAVTVTLADGTSNVYAAGDPVPYTAGASMSFGGITVKMTGAPANGDTFTIKNNSGGVSDGSNALLLGALQKKTVMDGGTSTFGSAFAQLVSAVGNRTMEIRTAEKTQTSVTEQIRASRDSISGVNQDEETANLLMYQQMYQANAKVIQTASTMFDAILGISH
- the flgL gene encoding flagellar hook-associated protein FlgL, with the translated sequence MRISTQSFYARSMNDIGSQQQQLFRIQQQLAAESKFLTPADDPVAAARALGVSDTLAQSSQYAASRGRATLSLSREEDALKSATEILQNVKTMVVQAGNGTLSDADRASLATAMQSNLDQLVNVANADDGNGQFLFAGYKSANPPFVAQAGGGVQYMGDQGQRLVQVDVARQMSAADDGRSVFQSVQGSAGYVASASAANTGSGVFGGIGVTDASSPLYGKDFNISFAGGNYTVTTSDTPPVVAATGPYTPGTPIAFGGVQLSMSGTPADGDSFRVATAKNAGTDVFAAIGDVISALRQPLAAGGAAAQAKLQNALSTANVKITNAHDNVLTIRSSVGSRMNEIDALDDAGASRDLIDKSYLSDLQDLDPAAAISEFLQRQTSLQATQQTFARLHGISLFNYL
- a CDS encoding GIY-YIG nuclease family protein, translating into MTDNTASADAAAPAMAHALKTLPPLADQIVDKAIDNMTRKLVAGFRNKNNAKPNAKSTDYAAEGKEAFKAASAESVMQVANRGQAWKELVQKSLSAGISSIATLRFDGEFKITGGQRPDGFDNIMPSTPGVYVVHDDRTGKPVYIGDSENMRQRWHAGHFNEYRQGQRPSGERYKLADEFENGCTVKFIKMDSKESAAALEAHLIRESNALDAGMLKNKREELLTEQGSRSNQEAKKLKDASGTTASLVKGAAGEALKNVGHDVFQQLTTAAIKAVKDELIDIFAGGKAKIAARVKRLLTKVFAVLQGVLDDPLKLLRGLVEFIVNALSKAIGQVYNLARNLFDIGNGAWNLYRGANTMSREELVRKISETVIVSGSLVVWDALEPVIESHLGMLGPFAPYVSCAVVAIGFGLSSYALQKIVTRIIDAIVAFKQGFLDSMEAARAACEQLVRNAEKELEMMADLRDYVASTMEVMDQMRAHTATLSLHRSIQPLDVHTLLSKRSQA
- a CDS encoding FCD domain-containing protein, which gives rise to MIGTVRLESQWGEMKRRTLTDEAKAKVFDEHIRIVEAVRNRDAAGARREMQHHLDEIKKNMFGA
- a CDS encoding TraR/DksA family transcriptional regulator translates to MTGLSSEELDILRARLDAREAELGAQVRGMNEEAEEAPSRAAPHNVGDLGEQGEELIRGAVRHAEKERDQMELRQIADARERMDLGTYGSCVDCGADIPVERLEVLPFSDRCVSCQEAYEAANPIGVRIPPAL
- a CDS encoding methyltransferase family protein codes for the protein MERSTFVLAASAALALLLWQWRPIAEPVIWRVDDPVARIALQGVFWMGWGVLLISTFLINHFELFGLRQVWANLRGHALPAADFRTPLFYRHVRHPIYVGFILAFWAAPTLTAGHLLFAAASTGYILIGIWFEERDFVEQFGQRYQAYRQQVGMLLPRFGARGRKSPGQP
- a CDS encoding alpha/beta fold hydrolase; the encoded protein is MSTADRKGGKLPERLARIAGALPEPGALPDAASSPYETVQPVQEGFIERDGVKVWYATWGESGPWIAFAPPFQIVHSQMLKGTVPYLSRHFRVITIDGRGNGRSDRPVGQEAYSFDHFYGDFVAVLDAVGAERVALVGISAAAMTVLRLAAEQPQRVTHLVTAGGFAESLLQDPRLVQRVAMESELLRGDWPAYVDWFMATIFSEAHSTKPYEDGAHYAWATRTDWLAWCRNAWLDNDVRDLARRVACPMLVIHGDEDGRVPYAKGREIHALVAGSEFLTIAGGGHVTAARDPVVFNRTLREFMGGRRRERTWTRAMKRPRRALFISSPIGLGHVQRDLAIARELRKLQPDLSIDWFTTDPAASYLEREGEHLHPITRRLANESRHFERVAGEHDLSAFFALRTMDEVMSHNFMTFVDLVEAEHYDIVIGDEAWEVDYHYHENPELKRQPYVFLTDFVGCLPMEEGNEREALLCADRNADDIEHVARYPYLRDAAIFVGNREDVTEQPFGPGMPAIRDWTDRNFCYCGYCLPFDPRALADIERLRAQHGYRSDEKIAIAAVGGTSTGRHLLQRIAQAFPRMKRELPELRLILVTGPRLSTDEFEAQPGLELRSMCTTFSSTWLAATWLWCRAGCRPRWNWWPRAAPS